A window from Toxoplasma gondii ME49 chromosome IX, whole genome shotgun sequence encodes these proteins:
- a CDS encoding hypothetical protein (encoded by transcript TGME49_264990): MGNVIEQFHAERLDQRYGVLTTPDGKKRAMKPEDCRPRYYERTYREGDPEMPEDPEFPAKLLKAAQDHEWKIENGADGLSIMYPGKRQAKLWVGHVRVVNPEDRICPENGNANMSLDDLIHQGLLTPFYKTPSGAAVPERQEGNDKVPQSAAPSASRQQSEENKRLAEQHLRMSVNERMKFTNVQAQQQAMRTDIPQMAGSPRMPAPQPFPSMFSGAPSPYPMYPTAFPQPQMCAMPPSVNQPPPAVATGVYPPLLPIY, encoded by the exons ATGGGGAACGTCATCGAGCAGTTCCACGCGGAGCGCCTCGACCAGCGCTACGGAGTTCTTACAACTCCTGAtgggaagaagcgagcaaTGAAACCTGAGGACTGCCGCCCTCGCTACTACGAGAGAACTTACCGCGAG GGGGACCCCGAGATGCCAGAAGACCCAGAATTCCCGGCAAAACTGTTGAAGGCCGCTCAAGACCACGAATGGA AAATCGAGAACGGAGCTGATGGCCTCTCGATCATGTACCCCGGGAAAAGGCAGGCGAAACTGTGGGTTGGTCATGTCCGAGTCGTCAACCCCGAGGACAGAATCTGCCCGGAAAACGGAAACGCCAACATGTCTCTGGACGACCTTATCCACCAAGGACTTCTCACGCCGTTCTACAAG ACCCCCAGCGGGGCCGCCGTTCCCGAGCGtcaagaaggaaacgacaaAGTGCCTCAGTCTGCCGCACCTTCCGCTTCCCGTCAACAGTCTGAGGAAAACAAGCGTCTGGCGGAGCAACACTTGAGAATGTCCGTGAACGAGCGCATGAAATTCACGAATGTACAGGCACAGCAGCAAGCGATGAGAACCGATATTCCCCAGATGGCAGGAAGCCCACGCATGCCTGCCCCGCAGCCCTTCCCCTCGATGTTTTCTGGAGCTCCGTCCCCTTATCCAATGTACCCCACCGCCTTTCCGCAACCACAGATGTGTGCTATGCCTCCCTCGGTGAACCAGCCTCCGCCCGCTGTTGCCACGGGTGTCTATCCCCCTCTCTTGCCCATCTACTGA